The Prosthecomicrobium sp. N25 nucleotide sequence CCCGGAAGGCGTCGAAGATGCCCGCCAGTCCCTCGACCACGATCCGGCGGGTTTCCCGGTCCTGCAGCGTGGCGAGCCGGACCGTCTGCACGTGGTCGACGAAGCGTCCGATCGTCTCGGCGAGCCGCCGGTTGGCGACCGCCCCGAGCCAGGCCGACCGGAACGCCACGTTGGAGAGGATCATCCCGTCGATGTCGTCGGCCGCATGCGCCCGCCGGCATTCCGCCAGCGCCTCGGCGAGCTTCGCCTCCGTGCCGGCATCCATGTCGCGCGCGGCGTTGGCGGCGGCCTGCGGCTCGAGCAGGCGCCGGATTTCGAAGATGTCGCGGATATCCTGGAGCGAGAGCGCCGGCACCGTGAAGCCGCGAGTCGTGCCGATGAGGTAGCCTTCGGCGACGAGCCTCAGCAGCGCCTCCCGGACCGGCATGCGCGACAGGCCGTATCCGCGCGCGAGCTCGACGTCGACGAGCCGTTCCTCCGGCCCGATCCGCCCGCGCTGGAGCTTGCCCAGGAGGTCGGCATAGACCTGCTCGCCGAGGCTGTCGCGCCGGGTCACGCTTCTGACGGACGCGATGCTGCCCCGGGCCATCCCATGCCTCGCCGGCTAACCGTATACTGTATACGGTTGAGGCTACGCCTGCCGCCGACGGCTTGTCAACGGGGCGCGTTCCCTGCGGCGGAGGGCACGCCAAGGGTCGGGAGTAGCGAGCCCGGCAGTCGCCGAGCGCACGACGGCACCGTTCCGGCAAAGCCCCCACACGTGTCACCCCGGCCATCGAGCCGGCCTATTCGGCGGTCCCGCGGGGCACGTCCGTGCCACCGGACGCCGGCTTGCAGGACGAACGGCCATTAGGTCCCGGCTCGATGGCCGGGATGACACCGGGGGGACGGTCGGGGCAGGAAGGCACCGTCCCGGCGAACGGTGAGGGGCCAAAGGGCGCGGGAGATGGTCCTCGAATGCGCCGAGACTCGGAGCGCCCCGTCCGGTCAGCTCGCCGGGTCGTACATGAACTCGCGGAGCTCCTGCGGGCAGCGGCACGCGGCCGCGAGCTTCCGGGCCCATTCCACGGCCTCCGCGCGGGTCGGCAGTTCGAGCACGGTGAACCCGCCGGTGAGGCGGCTGCCGGGGTATGTGTCGGGGGACACCGACCCGTCGGCGGAGACCAGCACCGGGGAGATTCGCTCCGCGATGCCGCCGCCGAAGACATAGACCCCGGCGGCCTTGGCTTCTTCGATCACCGCATGGGAGTCGACGTCGGCGAGCGCGAGGTCCTCGGCCGAAAGCGCCATGGCCTCGCTGGGGAAGGAGATCAGATATTTGGTCATGTCTCGCTTTATGGGTTGCTAGGCGGTGGAGGGCAAGGGACGGCGAGCCCAGGCCTGCTGCTCCACATCCACCATCCGCTGTCGAGATCCTTGCCGTTTGGACGTCCCTCTCCCGGCGAACGCCGATCAAGAGGACTCCCAGCCTCTCCCCCGCATTCCCGGACAAGGCGCGGAACGCGCCGCCGATCCGGGATCCAGCGCGGGGGGCAGATCGCAGCGCTGCGGCGGGGGGAATGCGCCGGGCCCCGGCGCTTCGGCCGGGGATGCGGGCTGAGGGGTGGGTGCACGCCGACGGCGTCGGATGCGGGTGGAGGGGTGGGTATACCGCTATGCCCGGCGCACCCCGCGGGGGCCGGACCGGATCAAGCAAGCCCGACCCC carries:
- a CDS encoding GntR family transcriptional regulator — its product is MARGSIASVRSVTRRDSLGEQVYADLLGKLQRGRIGPEERLVDVELARGYGLSRMPVREALLRLVAEGYLIGTTRGFTVPALSLQDIRDIFEIRRLLEPQAAANAARDMDAGTEAKLAEALAECRRAHAADDIDGMILSNVAFRSAWLGAVANRRLAETIGRFVDHVQTVRLATLQDRETRRIVVEGLAGIFDAFRARDPALSETRMRGFVDHARAAFFRAAGAEGHEDEPAAPRARATGRPS
- a CDS encoding YciI family protein — protein: MTKYLISFPSEAMALSAEDLALADVDSHAVIEEAKAAGVYVFGGGIAERISPVLVSADGSVSPDTYPGSRLTGGFTVLELPTRAEAVEWARKLAAACRCPQELREFMYDPAS